Proteins from one Bacteroides zhangwenhongii genomic window:
- a CDS encoding SusC/RagA family TonB-linked outer membrane protein → MESTNHYFRPLGLIILFCLFPVWVLAQTVSVTGVVKDASGEPIIGASVVEAGTTNGIVTDLDGNFKLNVSAKGSLKISFIGYQTQTIPVAGKKQFDITLKEDAKVLDEVVVVGYGQMKRSDLTGSVVSVNDEAIKKSVVTSVDQVLQGRAAGVQVQANSGMPGGSSSIRIRGINSLNASNEPIFVIDGVIIDGSTGSGSDNALASINPSDIVSMDVLKDASATAIYGARAANGVIMITTKRGQKGEAQITYDGYIGWQEMPKKLDMLNLREYAEHKNVRSGKDYSGNDWGIVNKDNNFVRPDLLGEGTDWQDEMFSKAMMTSHNLSVTGGTDKSNYALGAGYLNQDGIAVGSGFRRLNLRGSFDAQVKSYLKMGINFAFSNSRQKLTVSDESLIRTALLQSPSVAVRNAEGTFDGPDTDEWVQTNPVGLAMIKDNRNEKMGIRANTYAEATIIDGLTFKTELSFDYGVANTYKFDPSYTFGAIENTDRQGTFSKSYNKFWSWRNIVNYMKTFGVHNVNAMIGQEMQESKWEYLMGSRMGYLSNAATDLTLGDAATAKNNGNSGESSILSYFGRLFYSYDDKYLLTFTLRRDGSSKFYKDNRWGWFPSAALAWKVSNESFLKDNNIINNLKLRLGWGVVGNQNVPNNAYKAIYSSVATVWGTGLLAGNTPNPELKWESTYSSNLGLDINLFQNRIELIADIYYKKTNDLLLQVPLPAYVGTSGQGSTSAPWKNVGSLENKGLELTLNTVNIDKGGFQWRSNVVFSMNRNKVKSLDTATSLIDKSNQTGETITVLTRTSVGNPIGQFYGYKVIGRFEKATDFYYKDASGAIKPVALPEGMSISKNSVWIGDYIFEDVNKDGVINEQDRTYIGNPEPDFTFGFGNSFSYKGFDLSINLTGSVGNEVVNWGRRELENPRGNNNILKSALDYAQLALIDPNGPDDYRNIQIVGGDPYACRMAIAKGTDDSNYRFSDRFVEDGSFLRIQSISFGYTFPRKWLAPIGIQNLKLYCNLQNVYTFTKYKGMDPEIGSANQDALLTGFDNYRYPSPRIYTFGLNLTF, encoded by the coding sequence ATGGAAAGCACAAATCATTATTTTCGACCGTTAGGTCTTATCATTCTTTTCTGCCTCTTCCCTGTATGGGTATTGGCACAGACTGTTTCCGTGACGGGAGTGGTCAAAGATGCATCGGGCGAACCGATTATCGGAGCCAGTGTAGTAGAAGCTGGCACTACCAATGGTATAGTTACCGATTTGGATGGTAATTTTAAGTTGAATGTATCAGCCAAAGGTAGCTTGAAGATTTCTTTTATCGGATATCAGACACAAACGATTCCTGTAGCCGGGAAAAAGCAGTTTGATATTACCCTCAAAGAAGATGCAAAAGTATTAGACGAAGTAGTTGTAGTTGGATATGGTCAGATGAAACGTAGTGACCTGACCGGTTCTGTTGTATCGGTCAACGATGAAGCCATTAAGAAATCTGTAGTGACTTCCGTTGACCAGGTACTGCAAGGACGTGCTGCCGGTGTGCAGGTACAGGCTAATAGCGGTATGCCCGGTGGTAGTTCTTCCATCCGTATTCGTGGTATCAACTCTTTGAATGCCTCCAATGAACCTATCTTTGTCATTGACGGTGTTATCATCGACGGTTCCACAGGTTCGGGAAGTGATAATGCACTGGCATCTATCAATCCTTCGGACATCGTCTCTATGGACGTATTAAAGGATGCTTCCGCCACTGCTATTTATGGTGCGCGAGCTGCAAACGGTGTGATTATGATTACTACCAAACGTGGACAGAAGGGTGAGGCGCAAATAACTTATGACGGATATATAGGATGGCAGGAAATGCCTAAAAAACTGGATATGCTGAATCTGCGTGAATATGCGGAGCATAAGAATGTTCGTTCAGGAAAAGACTATTCGGGAAATGATTGGGGAATAGTGAACAAGGATAATAACTTTGTTCGTCCGGATTTACTAGGTGAAGGTACAGACTGGCAGGATGAGATGTTCTCTAAAGCTATGATGACCAGTCATAATCTTTCTGTGACCGGAGGTACTGATAAAAGTAACTATGCTTTGGGAGCAGGCTACCTCAATCAGGATGGTATTGCTGTTGGTTCAGGGTTCAGGCGTCTGAACTTACGAGGTAGTTTTGATGCCCAGGTGAAGAGCTATTTAAAAATGGGTATTAACTTTGCGTTTAGTAATTCCCGTCAGAAATTGACTGTATCTGACGAGTCGTTGATTAGAACTGCTTTATTGCAGAGTCCGAGTGTGGCTGTTCGTAATGCTGAAGGCACATTTGACGGACCGGATACGGACGAATGGGTACAAACGAATCCGGTGGGTCTTGCCATGATTAAGGATAACCGCAACGAGAAAATGGGTATTCGGGCAAACACCTATGCTGAAGCTACTATCATTGACGGACTGACGTTTAAAACGGAATTGTCTTTCGATTATGGGGTAGCTAATACTTATAAATTTGATCCCTCATATACTTTTGGTGCGATTGAAAATACAGACCGTCAGGGGACTTTCTCCAAATCATATAATAAGTTCTGGAGTTGGAGAAATATCGTGAATTACATGAAAACTTTTGGAGTGCACAATGTGAATGCAATGATTGGTCAGGAAATGCAGGAGAGCAAATGGGAATATCTGATGGGAAGCCGTATGGGATATTTGTCCAATGCTGCAACCGACCTGACATTGGGAGATGCCGCAACAGCCAAGAATAATGGTAATAGTGGAGAAAGTTCGATTTTATCTTATTTCGGCCGTCTGTTCTATTCATACGATGACAAATATCTGTTGACATTTACTCTTCGTCGCGACGGTTCTTCCAAATTCTACAAAGATAATCGTTGGGGATGGTTCCCGTCGGCTGCTTTGGCTTGGAAGGTTTCCAATGAATCTTTTTTGAAAGACAACAATATTATTAATAATCTGAAATTACGTTTAGGATGGGGTGTTGTAGGTAATCAGAATGTGCCTAATAATGCATATAAAGCCATTTATTCATCTGTTGCTACCGTTTGGGGAACAGGATTGCTGGCTGGCAATACTCCGAATCCCGAATTGAAATGGGAGTCTACTTATTCAAGTAATCTGGGACTTGATATTAATCTTTTCCAGAACAGGATTGAATTGATAGCCGATATTTATTATAAGAAAACAAATGATTTGTTGTTGCAAGTGCCTCTTCCTGCTTACGTGGGAACTTCAGGTCAGGGCTCTACTTCCGCACCCTGGAAGAATGTGGGTTCTTTGGAGAATAAAGGACTTGAGTTGACTTTAAATACAGTGAATATTGATAAAGGCGGATTTCAATGGAGAAGTAACGTGGTATTCTCTATGAACCGTAATAAAGTAAAATCGCTGGATACGGCAACCAGCCTGATAGATAAGAGTAATCAGACAGGCGAAACAATAACCGTACTGACACGTACATCAGTAGGAAACCCTATCGGACAGTTTTATGGTTATAAAGTGATTGGCCGCTTTGAAAAGGCTACTGACTTTTACTATAAAGATGCTTCCGGAGCAATTAAGCCGGTAGCATTGCCTGAAGGTATGTCGATTTCCAAGAATAGTGTCTGGATTGGTGATTATATTTTTGAAGATGTAAACAAAGACGGTGTTATCAATGAACAGGATCGTACTTATATCGGTAATCCTGAACCGGACTTTACTTTCGGCTTCGGTAACTCTTTCTCTTATAAAGGCTTCGACTTGAGCATTAACCTGACCGGATCGGTAGGAAATGAAGTTGTAAACTGGGGACGTCGTGAACTTGAAAATCCACGTGGCAATAATAACATCCTGAAATCGGCTTTGGATTATGCACAACTGGCTTTGATTGATCCGAATGGTCCGGATGATTATCGGAATATACAGATTGTAGGCGGTGACCCTTATGCTTGCCGTATGGCTATTGCCAAAGGGACGGATGATTCCAATTATCGTTTCAGTGACCGCTTTGTGGAAGATGGTTCTTTCCTGCGTATTCAGTCTATCTCTTTCGGCTATACATTTCCGCGTAAATGGTTGGCACCGATTGGTATTCAGAATCTGAAACTTTATTGTAACCTGCAGAATGTATATACATTCACAAAATACAAAGGGATGGACCCGGAAATAGGTTCTGCCAATCAGGACGCTTTGCTTACAGGCTTTGATAACTATCGTTATCCTTCTCCGCGAATTTATACATTCGGTCTGAATTTAACCTTTTAA
- a CDS encoding glycan-binding surface protein: MKAFGLLVSLLICSCSFVSCDDDDDNGGSSVMNITGIYLEDAKSNVTDRLVDFARLGQLIRIEGEGFNGLKKVYINGYNCYFNPVFVSNKSFLVSVNSKVPTTEADENVRNTIRLVKDGGEYVYDFQIRAAAPSITKISNCMPNVGEPIIVYGSGLTEIAKVIFPGNVVVTEGIISDLDGEYFMVDMPAGVSEEGGSIFVEGSNGGAYSPAYFNYKKGLLLNFDGVGAQGAWGDSESMIQTTELESASIGEGNVSQGAYCRLPLERQLPVAAAKNRCAEVWTAGNGTDPDWLTLGVPAETPVAECAIQFEIYVPEPWSESGFLKICGQNGFNGGEWERDCYNYVPWLVGGKIVPFQTTGWQTVTVPFSEFYKSKASSGAWTTFADVAATRASASYANFGFYFENSDITLDKITGASSDKETEFLSKATSVKIYIDNWRVVPLTKPEYTDFPDEEEDAE, from the coding sequence ATGAAAGCATTTGGCTTATTGGTGAGCCTACTCATCTGCTCTTGTTCATTTGTTTCGTGTGACGACGATGATGATAATGGCGGAAGTTCTGTGATGAACATAACAGGGATCTATCTGGAAGACGCGAAGTCGAATGTTACTGACCGTTTGGTTGATTTTGCCCGTTTGGGACAACTGATCCGAATTGAAGGTGAAGGATTCAACGGATTGAAGAAAGTGTATATTAATGGATATAACTGTTATTTTAATCCGGTATTTGTTTCGAATAAATCTTTTCTGGTTAGTGTGAACAGTAAAGTTCCGACTACAGAAGCAGATGAGAATGTACGTAATACAATTCGTTTGGTAAAAGATGGCGGTGAATACGTTTATGATTTCCAGATTCGTGCTGCTGCCCCGTCTATAACGAAAATCTCCAACTGTATGCCGAATGTAGGTGAACCTATCATTGTTTATGGAAGTGGATTGACGGAAATAGCAAAAGTCATTTTCCCCGGAAATGTGGTGGTGACAGAAGGTATTATTTCTGATCTTGACGGTGAATATTTTATGGTGGATATGCCTGCCGGAGTTTCTGAAGAGGGCGGTTCTATTTTCGTAGAAGGTTCGAATGGTGGTGCTTATTCTCCTGCCTATTTCAATTATAAGAAAGGCTTGTTGTTGAACTTCGATGGAGTGGGTGCACAAGGGGCATGGGGCGATTCTGAAAGTATGATTCAAACAACCGAACTGGAATCTGCTTCGATTGGTGAAGGTAATGTGTCGCAAGGTGCTTACTGTCGTTTGCCATTAGAAAGACAGTTGCCGGTGGCAGCAGCGAAGAATCGTTGTGCTGAAGTTTGGACAGCTGGTAATGGCACTGATCCTGACTGGTTGACGCTGGGTGTCCCTGCTGAAACTCCTGTTGCCGAATGTGCTATTCAGTTTGAAATCTATGTGCCCGAACCTTGGTCTGAATCCGGATTCCTGAAGATTTGTGGTCAGAACGGATTCAATGGTGGAGAATGGGAGAGAGACTGTTATAATTACGTACCGTGGCTTGTAGGCGGAAAGATCGTTCCTTTCCAGACAACCGGTTGGCAGACTGTAACTGTTCCGTTCAGTGAATTCTACAAATCGAAAGCATCCAGCGGAGCTTGGACCACTTTTGCCGATGTGGCCGCTACCCGTGCATCTGCTTCTTATGCCAACTTCGGTTTCTATTTTGAGAACTCTGATATTACATTGGATAAGATCACAGGTGCGAGCTCGGATAAAGAAACAGAGTTTCTATCCAAAGCAACTTCCGTGAAAATTTATATTGATAACTGGCGTGTCGTACCTTTGACGAA
- a CDS encoding RagB/SusD family nutrient uptake outer membrane protein, with amino-acid sequence MKTSKYIYSFMLAVALAFAGCSDFLDSEDNSNIAGDNFYQTEDDFRAATAPLYNKVWFDFNDKFYYGLGDGRGFNLCATTSNYIYPFADLTETGLTGPLVSAWGSLYNIVQQTNKIINGIKGNSSNSEEVKNPYIAEARFMRGVAYSYLAMLWGNVIINEDTDELVANPIVNTSPVSDVYEFAMRDLEFAAKYLPEVSSAAGRVNKYSAFGMLSRVYLTYAGYSSNPNSATRNQDYLDLAKKAALKVIENRNFELMTDYADLFMIDKNNNSETLFALQWVSNGTYGECNTIQDYFACESAITGNDRAWGGYVFAQPDVIWEYEKGDKRRQPTWMAYGDHYPEIQKANGGYTCEKKASGTVSGIYCKKYVCGSSKDNAKITSGSTPINTYMLRLAEVYLIYAEAILGNNPSTDDADAMEYFNKVRKRAGLEPKNSITYEDIRRERRLELCLEGQYWYDLVRRAYYKQQEVLNYITGQDRGTAVPVVWDADTQTLKRDEDSDETKRAIGDVDSSIFLLPYPESETVQNPLLKADPVPYAFKEDRITDLFN; translated from the coding sequence ATGAAAACAAGTAAATATATATACTCTTTCATGTTGGCTGTAGCTTTGGCGTTTGCAGGATGCAGTGACTTCCTCGATTCTGAAGATAACTCCAATATCGCAGGAGATAATTTTTATCAAACGGAAGATGATTTCCGGGCAGCAACAGCTCCTTTGTATAATAAGGTGTGGTTCGACTTTAACGATAAGTTCTATTATGGACTGGGTGACGGACGCGGATTCAACCTTTGTGCGACAACCTCTAATTATATCTATCCTTTTGCTGATTTGACCGAAACCGGATTGACGGGACCGTTAGTTTCGGCTTGGGGTTCATTGTACAATATAGTACAGCAAACTAATAAGATTATTAACGGGATCAAAGGTAACTCATCCAATAGCGAAGAAGTGAAGAACCCATATATTGCTGAAGCACGGTTCATGCGTGGAGTTGCTTATTCCTATCTGGCGATGTTATGGGGAAATGTTATTATTAATGAGGATACGGATGAACTGGTGGCTAATCCTATTGTCAATACCAGTCCGGTAAGTGATGTCTATGAATTTGCGATGCGTGATTTGGAGTTTGCGGCAAAATATCTGCCGGAGGTTTCTTCTGCTGCCGGACGTGTCAATAAATACAGCGCATTTGGTATGTTGTCACGTGTTTACCTGACGTATGCCGGTTACAGTAGTAATCCTAATAGTGCGACTCGTAATCAGGATTACCTGGATTTGGCAAAGAAAGCGGCTTTAAAAGTGATAGAAAACAGAAATTTTGAACTGATGACTGATTATGCCGATTTGTTTATGATTGATAAAAATAACAACTCGGAAACACTGTTTGCTTTACAATGGGTTAGTAATGGTACGTATGGGGAATGTAACACGATACAGGATTATTTCGCTTGTGAGTCGGCTATTACCGGTAATGACCGTGCATGGGGCGGCTATGTCTTTGCACAACCGGACGTGATTTGGGAGTATGAAAAAGGAGATAAACGACGTCAGCCGACTTGGATGGCTTATGGCGATCATTATCCTGAAATACAGAAAGCAAACGGAGGATATACTTGTGAGAAGAAAGCGTCGGGTACTGTTTCCGGAATTTATTGTAAGAAATATGTTTGTGGTTCTAGCAAAGATAATGCGAAGATCACTTCCGGAAGTACTCCTATCAATACTTACATGTTGCGTCTGGCAGAAGTATATCTGATTTATGCAGAAGCTATATTGGGAAATAATCCTTCAACAGATGATGCCGATGCAATGGAATACTTTAACAAAGTGCGCAAGCGTGCCGGTTTGGAGCCCAAAAATTCGATTACTTATGAAGATATTCGTCGTGAGCGTAGACTGGAACTTTGTCTGGAAGGACAGTATTGGTATGACTTGGTGCGTAGAGCTTATTATAAACAACAGGAAGTACTCAATTATATCACCGGACAGGATAGGGGTACTGCTGTCCCTGTAGTATGGGATGCGGATACACAGACTTTGAAGAGAGACGAGGATTCGGATGAAACGAAGCGTGCCATAGGTGATGTCGATTCCAGTATATTCCTTCTTCCTTATCCGGAATCGGAGACTGTGCAAAATCCTTTGTTGAAAGCGGATCCTGTGCCTTATGCATTTAAGGAAGACAGAATAACCGATTTGTTTAACTAA